From one Formosa sediminum genomic stretch:
- a CDS encoding mannitol dehydrogenase family protein, translating into MENLIKLNQMNLAQVAKKISCPTYDRTKVKAGIVHVGIGGFHRAHEAFYTDQLLHDTNVTDWGICGVALLEFDTKIYNTLKAQDGLYTLVIKELDGTLTKRVIGSIVECLYAPENPKQVIEKMASPDIKIITLTITEGGYNYNEATEAFDFENPQIQYDLEHPETPKTIFGYLTQALKLRKENEGSGITIQSCDNIKGNGDLAKRMLLSYVEKAEPQLIPWINDYVSFPNSMVDRITPATSPVDISNLNASSGIDDAWPVVCEPFHQWVIEDEFKTGRPAWETVGAQFVEDVDPYEKMKLTLLNAGHTVLGILGALRGYSTIDEAVYNPEISTFLKTYMDVEVTPTLSDLEGVDLEKYKETLLHRFGNIYMKDQIDRICSESSAKFPIFVLPTVNAQLERQGSVDFAALVVAAWAIYSLGKNEQGHDLIIKDVMQVALAEHAVLAKENPALFLELESVFGKLKTSETFVQAFTKAYRAISENGVEHTVIAWNNSALKHS; encoded by the coding sequence GTGGAAAATTTAATAAAACTTAATCAGATGAATTTGGCTCAAGTTGCCAAAAAAATATCTTGTCCAACTTACGATCGTACAAAAGTCAAGGCAGGTATTGTACATGTAGGTATTGGTGGATTTCACAGAGCACACGAAGCCTTTTATACAGATCAATTATTACACGATACAAATGTAACAGATTGGGGTATTTGTGGCGTAGCGTTATTAGAGTTTGATACTAAAATTTATAATACACTTAAAGCTCAAGATGGATTGTATACACTTGTAATTAAAGAATTAGATGGAACGTTAACTAAACGTGTTATTGGTTCTATAGTAGAGTGTTTATATGCACCTGAAAATCCAAAGCAAGTGATTGAAAAAATGGCGAGTCCTGATATTAAAATCATTACTTTAACCATTACAGAAGGTGGCTATAATTATAATGAAGCAACTGAAGCATTTGATTTTGAAAATCCACAAATTCAATACGATTTAGAGCATCCAGAGACACCTAAAACCATATTTGGTTACCTTACACAAGCATTAAAATTACGTAAGGAAAATGAAGGTTCTGGCATTACTATTCAGTCTTGCGACAACATTAAAGGGAACGGTGATTTAGCTAAGCGTATGCTATTGAGTTATGTAGAAAAAGCAGAACCTCAATTAATACCGTGGATTAATGACTATGTATCATTTCCAAACAGTATGGTAGATCGTATTACTCCAGCAACCTCTCCAGTAGATATCTCAAATTTAAATGCCTCTTCAGGTATAGACGATGCTTGGCCAGTTGTATGCGAACCTTTTCATCAATGGGTAATCGAAGACGAATTTAAAACAGGAAGACCAGCTTGGGAAACTGTTGGAGCACAGTTTGTAGAGGATGTAGATCCTTACGAAAAAATGAAATTAACCTTATTAAATGCAGGACATACTGTTTTAGGTATTTTAGGTGCTTTACGAGGGTATTCAACTATTGACGAAGCAGTTTATAATCCAGAAATTAGCACTTTCTTAAAAACGTATATGGATGTAGAAGTTACACCTACCTTATCAGATTTAGAAGGTGTTGATTTAGAAAAATATAAAGAGACTTTACTACATAGATTTGGTAATATTTATATGAAAGACCAAATAGATCGTATATGTTCAGAGAGTTCGGCTAAGTTTCCAATATTTGTTCTACCAACAGTTAATGCACAATTAGAGAGACAAGGATCTGTAGATTTTGCTGCTTTAGTAGTTGCGGCTTGGGCCATATACAGTCTTGGAAAAAATGAACAAGGACATGATTTAATTATAAAAGACGTTATGCAAGTCGCTTTAGCAGAACATGCTGTGTTAGCAAAAGAAAATCCAGCATTATTCTTAGAATTAGAATCTGTATTTGGAAAATTAAAAACATCAGAAACTTTTGTACAAGCGTTTACAAAAGCTTATCGTGCAATCTCTGAAAATGGTGTAGAACATACTGTTATTGCATGGAATAATTCTGCTTTAAAACACAGTTAA
- a CDS encoding carbohydrate kinase family protein: protein MKNIVCFGEVLWDVFPTHKKIGGAPLNVALRLQSFGNQVSIITRIGNDAKGFEILDFIKAQGVNIDNVQVDKTLETGAVDVVLDANGSASYTINKNRAWDNIQLTETAIEKTKQADAFIFGSLVARDITSRATLYALLKVANYKILDINLRAPHYTKDVLNELMYAANFIKFNDDEIYEIAKTMYFKSDSLEDNMLFISKQMVTTSICVTKGDKGAILYHNQTFYYNSGYKIQVVDTVGAGDSFLGSLITKLLNNTPPQEAIDYACAVGALVASHEGANPKLNESEILKFIES, encoded by the coding sequence ATGAAAAATATAGTTTGTTTTGGCGAGGTATTATGGGACGTGTTTCCTACACATAAAAAAATAGGAGGCGCACCCTTAAATGTTGCATTACGATTACAGTCTTTTGGTAACCAAGTGTCAATAATTACAAGAATAGGTAATGATGCTAAAGGTTTTGAAATCTTAGATTTTATTAAAGCTCAGGGTGTAAATATAGACAATGTTCAAGTAGACAAGACCTTGGAAACAGGAGCGGTAGATGTTGTTTTAGATGCAAACGGTTCTGCATCTTACACGATAAATAAAAATCGTGCTTGGGATAATATTCAGTTAACTGAAACTGCTATTGAAAAAACAAAACAAGCTGATGCCTTTATTTTCGGGAGTTTAGTGGCTAGAGACATAACATCTAGAGCTACCTTATATGCCTTGTTAAAAGTTGCAAATTATAAAATTTTAGATATAAATTTAAGAGCACCTCATTACACTAAAGATGTATTAAACGAATTAATGTATGCTGCAAATTTTATAAAGTTTAACGACGATGAAATTTATGAAATTGCTAAAACAATGTATTTTAAATCAGATTCTTTAGAAGATAATATGCTATTTATTTCTAAACAAATGGTAACCACATCTATATGCGTTACTAAAGGAGATAAAGGTGCTATCTTATACCATAATCAAACTTTTTATTATAATAGTGGTTATAAAATTCAAGTTGTAGATACGGTTGGAGCTGGCGATTCTTTCTTGGGATCGTTAATTACTAAACTCTTAAATAACACACCGCCGCAAGAAGCTATAGATTATGCTTGTGCTGTGGGCGCCCTTGTTGCAAGCCATGAAGGTGCTAATCCTAAACTTAATGAATCTGAAATACTTAAATTTATAGAGTCTTAG